One genomic region from Clarias gariepinus isolate MV-2021 ecotype Netherlands chromosome 22, CGAR_prim_01v2, whole genome shotgun sequence encodes:
- the LOC128510325 gene encoding interleukin-23 subunit alpha-like produces MLMCAFGAPVRVTETDFTEGKTLALRLNDKARQLYAEVETPNEVAAVSDPPMMIRPEDSCDPDSLKTKPEICLSRVVLALKNYSRIFGDSGIFQGQNTNCEKWRANATDIADVAEQILETLKEPSETPTPIMVENWMAEGYLCRDSVERLFSFSVVTARVFSHLSSLQQSA; encoded by the exons ATGCTCATGTGCGCTTTCGGAGCTCCAGTGCGAGTCACCGAGACGGACTTCACGGAGGGGAAAACACTGGCATTAAGGCTAAATGATAAGGCGAGACAGTTATATGCAGAG GTCGAGACCCCGAACGAGGTGGCTGCAGTCAGCGACCCTCCAATGATGatcaggcctgaggacagttGTGATCCTGATAGTCTTAAGACCAAACCAGAG ATTTGCCTGTCCAGGGTTGTTCTTGCTTTAAAGAACTATAGCAGGATCTTTGGGGACAGTGGAATATTTCAAGGCCAAAACACTAACTGTGAAAAGTGGAGAGCAAATGCTACAGATATAGCTGACGTGGCAGAACAAATCCTAGAGACACTTAAG GAGCCGTCTGAGACTCCGACACCTATAATGGTGGAAAACTGGATGGCCGAGGGCTACCTGTGCCGCGACAGCGTCGAGCGTCTGTTCTCCTTCTCCGTCGTGACAGCTCGTGTTTTTAGCCATTTGTCCTCTCTTCAGCAGTCAGCTTAA